DNA from Rhinatrema bivittatum chromosome 16, aRhiBiv1.1, whole genome shotgun sequence:
ccagtctgttctatgcaacttattctcagcttaactacccaacatcctacaAGCGACCCGTTCTGGGTTTCAGGATGCACTCCcacccaaatccaccccttttGTTCTGTCTGTTttacgtctttgggtgcatttggtgcattgctcgggcatcctcagctcgctactcacccatatatgaggactaccatcctgcttgtcctgcgagaaagcagagttgcttacctgtaacaggtgatatcccaggacagcaggatgttagtcctcaggaaacccgcccgccaccccatggagttgggtttgcttgcgatttattttatttttcgcacgtactttttgctatacacgagactgaagggggacccctgcaggatgcagggttagtgccctgctgggcatgcccagtaggtgccagtcaaagttctagaaaccttgacaaaagtgttcgtgattgggctccatcctgatgatgtcacccatatgtgtagtctgaaatcctgctgtcctgggagaacacctgttacaggtaagcaactctgctttcttcacaTGTGTGATTTATTTGTAAAATAGGTGcgaataaaaattgaaatttgtTCTATAGATTGTTTCAATTATTTCTTTGTAAATTTTGATACATCTACCTTTTTTTGCTTGGCTGTTACTTGCTTTTGGTGTATGCTGTTTATTTAACCAATATTAATTTGCTACTTATATGATCATACTCGGACATACCAAATCTAACTTATAGTGGCTTTGGTAGCAGCCTTTTTAATAAGGTAAGAGGTAATCCTACACACACACTGTAGCAATAATCCAGCCGTGACGATGAGTTTGACACTCCTTCTCTAGCTTTTCCTCCTAGAAAGCAGCAGGGATTTTAGCAGAGACTGGGGTTTCTGGTTTcaggctcattttttttttttaaactctttatttattaacttttatgtAGTATACAAGAAGAACCATAACTCCAATCCCCGGATCCTGCTCAGATtcatcttgaaatatttatttacttatttatttagcacttttatataccgattttccagtaacagaattactaatcaagtcggtttacattctaaacaataaccatgacaagaaGTTGTCTTACAAAAAACAGGATGATCGAACTTGGATAAAAATAACTGGGAgtaacaacataaaataaaatagttatggagcctaatgtaggctggagttaagACCAGATGTTAAGAGAAGGACAAGGTTTTTAAGATTTGACTGCATAGAGATAAAAATAGCACGTTCTCTTGGGGGGGTTACCAATGAAAGGGATCATTGGTTGGAATTCTAATAAGATACTGAAGTtatgagaatgcttggttgaacaaccaggtcttgagtctttttttgaatgtgattGGGCATTGtactagtctgaggtctgatggaagagagttccaaagtttaggcccggcagtggagaaagctcttttgcttaatgttGTCTTAATCGGTAGGGCCTGTAGATTGTCTCTATATGCTTGTCTCTCCGGTCTGACGGAGGTGCGAGGTTGAAGTGGGATCATGAGCTCGAGTGGGGCGATGTTATGTATCGctttgtggattgatgagagggctttgaaaagaattctgaatttgatggggagccaatgtaggttctttaggatgggtgttatatggtctcttttgtttgtcttggttagaatccttgctgtagcgttctgcaacatctgtaaaggttttgtgGAGTTAGCGGGGAGGCCGAgtagtagtgaattgcagtagtctattttagtgagaatgattgcttgtaaaacagatcggaaatcttgaaaatgaaggaggggtctcaatctttttaagacttgtagtttgaaaaatccatcctttacgGTGTTGTTGATGAAAGATCTGTAGTTCATTTGGTTATCTAGGATGACTCCCAAGTTTCTGACTTGGGGGGATAGGATTAATTGGGAGGCGAGGTTTGTATTGGGTAGTGGGTGGTTTCCCTCCCGAGTGCCAAGTTTGGTAAATTTCTGCCCCCTTTTTCTTTGGAGAGCTCTCGTGCCAGCGGACAGACGGACATCGATACACCTTTTACTTAATTCTTCCCAACATTCCTTATATCggaaaacatgaaaataaataacGGCCCCTCCAAAGTTTTCTCAGCAGTTTGCTCCCACAGCCCATGGAAAGGAGCTACCTCATCAGAGCCTACTGACAAGTCCGCTTTGATTCAAACATTCCTGCTGCGTAGCAGTGAAACAGTTGCTTTTGAACCTCCCCCCTTGCCCCTAGAGAGGAGAAGTTCACTTTTCAATTAAAAATGTGCAGCATGTGTTCAAGCAATCTCTTATCCTCTTACCCTTCTAACCCTCCTCAACTTTCTGACTGCCCCAGCAGAGCCACAGAACCAAGCCTTGAATTGCAAGGGGTAccaatacaattttttaaaaattgctctttAAAAACCTGTGTGGCCGACCCtttggtcagccactagatggcgcTATGTCTCTTACCATCAggactagtaacagcagtgggatttttccattctctttcagtctctccattgagctgactgtgattggctatccAAGGGCATAAGGTGGAGCTAGAGGTCGAGAGAGCAGGGTCATTTTGAGTTATGTTCTGAGGAGTGAGAAGCTATTTTACTTTCaccctgctgagttgggcccaTTAAGCCAGCTTGGTATTTTTGCTTTTAAAGGAGATTCCTTatcagtacactccctgtctgagaggatctgcctcctttttgacaagaGAATTTTTTGTAGAGTTTGGTCAGCTTTTGGATTAGTTTTTTCTTGTTCTAGGAGCACCCAGTGCTTTAGAAAAGGGCAATCCCCCCAAACTTGAGGGGGCAGGGGTGGAGACCTGTGAGTGAGCCCTCTACTCCttagaggaagcaagaccagtgatAGCACCACCCAGCGTGAGATATTTTGGATAGAGCAgttggatagtgcagttagtatagctgtgtttgtttgtttatttatttatttatttaacagcttttctataccgacattaaaatacacatcatatcggtttaaaaaaggattggataagttcttggaggagaagtccattacctgctattaagttcacttagagaatagccactgccattagcaatggttacatggaatagacttagtttttgggtacttgccaggttcttatggcctggattggccactgttggagacaggatgctgggcttgatggacccttggtctgacccagtatggcatgttcttatgttcttctaatGAGAAATTGGGATTTTTACCTCTTTTTGTTTGTGTGAaggtttccctccctccccctcttcacAACTTGGAGGAAGGAGATAGAAAACGTTTGTCAAGACTGGAACAGCAGACTCCTCTCCCAGAGAAGAGGAAGGCGAGAACAGGACTGaaacatcaagatctggagatTCCCAGTCGGATCCCcaccccaaagggatcaggacacaggctgtgggcatcagactgaactttggactctGGTAGGATCTTTTTGTggcgtggggctcctccctaggaTTCCCAACTTACTGGGCCTGTTTGCACAGATGAGGAGACAGTGGCAGACTCCCTcccaggagacagagagatagtcacaagcaccccagcagagagatAATGTAAATAGCTCAGATGTGCAGTTTCATTTGTGGAACGTTGGCGGGACAGTGATTATTtccaaaatattatttatttatcaatcagTATATTTGAACACCCAGCCTGAGTGCAGCCTGTCTGTGTATCAccagagagatacacacacacacacacacacacacatcaggagacgcactccatcacctgggccacaaagAGTTTCCTTCCCCCCACAGAAGGAGCTCACTCCCCGGGAGCTGGAGAGAATAGCCCCAGccaacaaatacttttatggccctaggggaaacgGCAAAGCCTTGCACCTGCAAGGCCCCATGAGGTATTGTGCAAACAGCTTAAGAGTACTTCAGCCTAAACGGCGTCTCACACAACTTCTTTCACAGATTTGAAAACACAAATTCAGAATCTAGACTGCAGGACCCAAAGAGGGCAAAGCCTTAGCAGGCCTCACGATGCTCCCAGGCTTCGTGCTCATGTCTTGCCggaggccaaagcaacacaggacgGCACATAAACTTATCGTGAGCAGGAACAGTATCAACAGCAGGAGCCCCGGGACGCTGGAGTCGCAGTGGAAGTCCTGCTGGAGGTCCTGCCAGATCAGCAGCTGGCTTTCCGGGGAGACGTCGTGCACAACCAGCGCATCTCGGAAGCGGCAGCGGGTGTAGTGCAAGCCCGTCACATAGAACCGGTCGTCGTGGTGGTAGGTGAGGTTGGCGGCCAGCGCCAGGAAGCCAAAGTAGACGTCGTCGAGCGGAAAGACGGGGAGCCAGAGGGAGGCATTGTAGAGGGCGGGGATGGCGGCTCGCGGCATGATGAACCCCCCACCGGACGGGAAGTACGGATACAGCTTGTACGGAAACAACGGCTCGGAGACCTGGTATTTACCGTAGCGCATCGTGATCGAATTGGTCTGGATGCTTCCGTGGATGGCATGGGAGGCATTGGCAGTCTCTGTCACGTACCTCACCAGTGCTTTTGGGTTAATGAACTCGTCATCGTCACCTGCGGAATCAAGAAAGGGGCAGAGTTAGGCTCCAGGAAATATTGTGCACTGATTGGCTGGCTCCCTTTGTATTATCTAATCGAGGGGTATGAGGTATGTTTCCCGTAGACTAAGTCAACTGGCTGCCTCCAGACCCCCGGCGCACCGTACCTTTAAAGATAAACTGTGCCTCCCGACAGTTGTGATATAGCCACTCGAGGAAACATCGTTCCTTCAGAGAGAGGTTGTGGTGGCTCTCTACGAAATCCCACAAGAGGATGTCCCGATGGTGTTTGATCTCTTCCTCCACCAAATTCATATGCGGTTTCTTGGGGGAGGTAGCCATTAGGAAGACCCACCTGACCAGGTAGCCTGACACCTCCCACTCGGTGACCCATATTTGCCGCAAAGCTGCCCTCCTCTGGAAGGACGAGGGCTGGGACTTGATGGCCAGGAGGAATAAGGGCCTGGCCCCCGTGCGCTGGCACAGCCCTTTCCTGTCCGCTAGCATCCGGCACTTGTAGCTCTGCAGGAAGGGGAACTCCGCCTGGAACTTCTGGTAGCTGAGGTGATAGGTCATCCGGAAGTCGCTCAACACCGCTGACCGGGAGGAGTCCGGGGTGAGGGTGGTGGGCCGCAGCAGTGGATTCAAATGCTGGGGTCTAATCCCCTTCATTACCACCATCCCGAAAAGCAGCAGAccaagaaggaaggagagagagagca
Protein-coding regions in this window:
- the LOC115078366 gene encoding beta-1,3-galactosyltransferase 5-like gives rise to the protein MRTRYFKVSGLLLSLSFLLGLLLFGMVVMKGIRPQHLNPLLRPTTLTPDSSRSAVLSDFRMTYHLSYQKFQAEFPFLQSYKCRMLADRKGLCQRTGARPLFLLAIKSQPSSFQRRAALRQIWVTEWEVSGYLVRWVFLMATSPKKPHMNLVEEEIKHHRDILLWDFVESHHNLSLKERCFLEWLYHNCREAQFIFKGDDDEFINPKALVRYVTETANASHAIHGSIQTNSITMRYGKYQVSEPLFPYKLYPYFPSGGGFIMPRAAIPALYNASLWLPVFPLDDVYFGFLALAANLTYHHDDRFYVTGLHYTRCRFRDALVVHDVSPESQLLIWQDLQQDFHCDSSVPGLLLLILFLLTISLCAVLCCFGLRQDMSTKPGSIVRPAKALPSLGPAV